In Paenibacillus hexagrammi, the following are encoded in one genomic region:
- a CDS encoding endo alpha-1,4 polygalactosaminidase, translating to MKSLRLYAGLILSGVMMVAFSQSAAATTVTVDGNPIEWSAIPERYEATTTHPSNVFQLKVTNDTTQLYVLVTGSGLNTKSQLFIDADDDPQTGYHASGFNQATGESTGAEFLVENDTLLRYTGPATGTSRNTWSWTPVITASMVKTDSAIEWSLPLTSLSISESQDVGVAYICNDSMYDRLPSSDDYFAVEYVDLTPPSKPKQLTASPASLTSVQLTWQPSMDESTVAGYDIFRDGVKIGESTAASYTDANALQGSHAYSVKAFDPAGNRSAASTQAMIQLAGVPASTGNWNDLHTYLVNYTDEAQINHALFAKYDAVVLEPKRVSSQLLADLKTINPQLFTIGYLSIGETLPLLTDANGNRLDIYFLDANGNPMQNPDWHGYYIDARKPVFQDLVLNHWLPDLFAQGFDGVFLDTVDTSAYVSKDNTVDFRPSAQGMAALIQQMKVKFPDKKIVMNRGYHLLGGNNDVSGSIDGVMLESYTSTWANSTLKNPDGSSVEDYHIFPSDSEERIWTNGITTKINKLRFQYNLDGTVKRDAAGKPLKASHFFHAMPLDYAKDTTPEQKAIMQTAVQHAWDNYFVPSIGVKNLDLPPAYDWLNEVSLPAPESFGAQLDIPAMPVPSPDVIDSFSTVDNWQTIRGQTDALPAPGADSVVLSGENGAAKAELTIQGTTEWKNGATLQSREWVQPIDLTHGFVSLQAKSSSLLPADKAFEVIFMDENNDAKAFSLTPYLKTDWTTISLDLVQGGSYIPGWDGAQDGFQADRVKYMQIRIMNTVTNSPAYSGTLWIDNILADQSLPQPAPLIDDFSAGSEQWACSKVTAEDSCSLNIDGGALKWDLDVKGTTGWSNGAMLQSRDWFTPVDFSSKTLHFDARASSVFAGTNKSVQVLLVDRNGSTRGWDITNSLSTQMGEINVSPSVGGTDALSLGQSAFDLDQVSSIRFLVINSLSSASEFTGSVWIDNISAP from the coding sequence ATGAAATCTTTGAGGTTGTATGCAGGCTTGATTCTGTCTGGCGTGATGATGGTGGCTTTTTCTCAATCGGCCGCTGCCACTACAGTAACTGTTGATGGCAATCCCATAGAATGGTCAGCTATCCCAGAACGGTATGAAGCAACGACTACGCATCCTAGTAATGTCTTTCAACTAAAAGTGACCAATGATACGACCCAACTGTATGTTCTCGTGACGGGAAGCGGGCTAAACACCAAATCACAGTTGTTTATCGATGCGGATGATGATCCGCAAACCGGTTATCATGCATCAGGATTTAATCAGGCAACAGGAGAATCAACAGGCGCAGAATTTTTGGTGGAAAACGACACGCTTCTTCGTTATACAGGACCCGCTACAGGAACGAGCCGGAATACCTGGTCTTGGACGCCGGTCATTACGGCTTCGATGGTTAAAACGGATTCCGCCATCGAATGGAGTCTGCCATTGACCAGCTTAAGCATTAGCGAGTCTCAAGACGTCGGTGTCGCATACATTTGCAACGATAGTATGTATGACCGACTGCCCAGCAGTGATGATTATTTCGCCGTGGAATATGTGGATCTGACACCTCCTTCAAAACCTAAGCAATTGACAGCGTCACCTGCATCCTTGACTAGCGTGCAATTGACCTGGCAGCCTTCCATGGATGAAAGTACGGTAGCAGGGTATGACATTTTCCGTGACGGGGTCAAAATCGGTGAAAGCACAGCTGCAAGTTACACGGATGCAAACGCGCTCCAAGGATCGCATGCCTATAGTGTCAAAGCATTTGACCCAGCAGGCAATCGCTCGGCTGCTAGTACGCAAGCTATGATCCAGTTAGCGGGGGTTCCCGCATCCACTGGAAATTGGAATGATCTCCATACGTATTTGGTCAACTATACGGATGAAGCTCAGATCAATCATGCTTTGTTTGCCAAGTATGATGCTGTCGTTCTTGAACCTAAACGGGTATCGTCCCAGCTGCTTGCAGACTTGAAAACGATCAATCCCCAATTATTTACGATAGGCTATTTGTCCATAGGGGAAACACTGCCCTTGCTGACCGATGCAAACGGCAATCGTTTGGATATTTATTTCCTGGACGCAAACGGCAATCCTATGCAAAATCCTGACTGGCACGGCTATTATATTGACGCCAGAAAACCGGTATTTCAAGACCTGGTCCTCAACCATTGGCTGCCGGATTTGTTCGCCCAAGGGTTTGACGGCGTGTTTTTGGATACAGTCGATACGTCGGCCTATGTCAGCAAAGACAACACGGTTGACTTCAGACCGTCCGCTCAAGGGATGGCAGCACTGATTCAGCAAATGAAGGTCAAATTCCCCGATAAAAAAATCGTGATGAATCGCGGTTATCATCTCCTTGGTGGAAATAATGACGTCAGCGGCTCGATCGACGGCGTTATGCTGGAAAGCTACACGAGTACGTGGGCCAACTCCACATTAAAAAATCCCGACGGCAGCAGTGTGGAAGATTATCATATCTTTCCTTCCGACAGTGAAGAACGTATTTGGACAAATGGCATTACGACGAAAATCAATAAGCTTCGCTTCCAATATAATCTGGACGGAACGGTGAAAAGGGATGCAGCCGGTAAACCGCTAAAAGCCTCACATTTCTTCCATGCCATGCCGCTGGATTATGCGAAGGATACGACGCCGGAGCAAAAAGCGATTATGCAGACTGCCGTGCAGCATGCGTGGGACAATTATTTCGTTCCTTCTATCGGTGTGAAAAATCTCGATCTTCCTCCTGCTTATGATTGGTTGAATGAGGTCTCGCTGCCAGCACCGGAGAGCTTTGGGGCTCAATTGGATATTCCGGCCATGCCAGTTCCTTCGCCTGATGTGATCGACAGCTTCTCCACGGTTGACAATTGGCAGACCATTCGCGGACAAACGGATGCACTTCCTGCTCCAGGAGCGGATTCCGTCGTGCTTTCGGGTGAGAACGGTGCGGCCAAAGCTGAACTGACGATCCAAGGTACAACGGAATGGAAAAATGGCGCCACGCTGCAGTCCAGAGAGTGGGTTCAACCCATCGATCTGACGCATGGTTTCGTCTCCCTGCAAGCAAAAAGCTCCAGTCTGCTGCCTGCAGATAAGGCATTTGAAGTGATTTTTATGGATGAAAACAATGATGCTAAAGCGTTCAGCCTGACTCCATATTTGAAAACCGACTGGACGACAATCTCCCTGGATCTTGTTCAAGGAGGCTCTTACATTCCTGGATGGGACGGCGCGCAGGACGGATTTCAGGCAGATCGCGTGAAATACATGCAAATTCGAATCATGAACACAGTAACAAATTCACCTGCTTACAGCGGTACATTGTGGATCGATAATATCCTCGCCGACCAATCCTTGCCGCAGCCTGCACCTCTCATCGATGATTTTAGCGCTGGATCAGAGCAATGGGCATGCTCGAAAGTAACAGCGGAAGACAGCTGCTCTCTGAATATAGATGGGGGAGCTCTTAAATGGGATTTGGATGTTAAGGGTACGACAGGCTGGTCGAATGGGGCTATGTTACAGTCCAGAGATTGGTTTACACCGGTTGATTTTAGCAGCAAAACGCTTCATTTTGATGCGCGGGCATCCTCCGTCTTCGCAGGAACGAATAAGTCTGTCCAAGTCCTGCTGGTTGATCGCAATGGGAGTACAAGAGGGTGGGATATCACCAATTCTTTAAGTACCCAAATGGGCGAAATCAACGTGAGTCCGAGCGTAGGCGGAACGGATGCTCTTAGTTTAGGGCAAAGTGCATTTGATCTGGATCAAGTAAGTTCCATTCGGTTCCTGGTGATCAATTCATTGTCATCCGCAAGCGAGTTTACCGGTTCGGTCTGGATCGACAACATTTCTGCTCCATAA
- a CDS encoding Gfo/Idh/MocA family protein yields the protein MTLRIGLIGFGFMGRTHLTNYLRLQEEGLPIQVKAVCDINLDKLREQEAVGNISGAAGQISLDNISGYSSVIDMLENEELDCVDITLPTYLHKEYSVMCLNRGLHVLCEKPMALDVSECLDMIAAAEMNDRQLMIGQCLRFWPAYEYLKRTVDEQTYGQVKSAFFFRGGSTPTWGAWLTQNDKSGGALMDMHIHDTDVINWLFGKPEAVSTQALNIVPGSGYDVVSTHYAYAGGKVVNAQADWTLQGDYGFEMHYRVNFERGNLVFDGSTVKVNPNENSGFQAELPADLGYYYQLKYFTERLISGEKIAEALPQSTMESVSIIRAEIESADQHGKWVSLQV from the coding sequence ATGACGCTTAGAATCGGTTTAATCGGCTTCGGCTTCATGGGAAGAACCCACTTGACGAATTATTTGCGCCTTCAGGAAGAAGGCTTGCCTATTCAAGTGAAAGCCGTCTGTGATATCAATCTCGACAAGCTCCGTGAGCAAGAAGCGGTCGGCAACATCTCGGGGGCTGCGGGACAGATCTCTTTAGATAATATCTCCGGATATTCATCCGTAATCGACATGCTGGAGAATGAGGAGCTGGACTGTGTTGACATTACGCTCCCGACTTACCTGCATAAGGAGTATTCTGTCATGTGTTTGAACCGAGGACTGCACGTGCTATGTGAAAAGCCGATGGCGCTCGATGTGTCTGAATGCTTGGACATGATCGCTGCAGCGGAAATGAATGACAGGCAGTTAATGATCGGTCAATGCTTACGCTTCTGGCCGGCTTATGAGTACTTAAAGAGAACCGTAGATGAGCAAACGTACGGTCAGGTGAAGAGCGCCTTCTTTTTTAGAGGGGGCAGCACACCGACTTGGGGAGCTTGGCTTACGCAAAACGACAAAAGCGGCGGAGCCTTAATGGATATGCATATCCATGACACAGATGTGATCAACTGGCTGTTCGGCAAGCCTGAAGCGGTATCTACGCAAGCCTTGAACATCGTTCCGGGAAGCGGGTACGATGTCGTGTCCACTCATTATGCGTATGCGGGTGGGAAGGTCGTGAATGCGCAAGCCGATTGGACTCTTCAAGGCGACTATGGGTTTGAAATGCATTACAGAGTAAATTTTGAGCGAGGAAATCTCGTCTTTGACGGGAGTACGGTCAAGGTGAACCCGAACGAGAACAGTGGGTTTCAAGCGGAGCTGCCTGCAGACTTGGGCTACTACTATCAATTGAAGTATTTTACGGAACGTTTAATCAGTGGAGAAAAGATTGCAGAAGCTCTGCCCCAAAGCACCATGGAAAGCGTCAGCATTATTCGGGCGGAAATCGAATCTGCTGATCAGCATGGCAAATGGGTGAGCCTGCAGGTATAA
- a CDS encoding SDR family oxidoreductase: protein MKVLFIGGTGLISEAVSKLTVAKGHELVLLNRGARSSFVPEGARVLVGDIRDVNAVSQLLKDEEFDVVVDWIAFTPDHAQNDLKLFAGKTKQYIYISSASAYQKPLQHYLVTEETPLENPFWQYSRDKIACEQLLMEAYQTNGFPVTIVRPSYTYGDTMIPASLNSWQYPWSLVDRMRQGKKIIVHGDGASLWTMTHNSDFAKGFVGLLGHPDAIGEAFHITSDEVLTWDQIYKAIGAAAGVEPNLVHMSSDFLCARNPELVGGLFGDKAVSAVFDNSKIKRFVPEFKANVPFAEGIKRTVEYFEAHPERCQTDEAWNAAMDAMIEAFEAGIRS, encoded by the coding sequence ATGAAAGTACTATTTATTGGCGGCACCGGACTGATCAGTGAAGCCGTATCCAAGTTGACTGTTGCTAAAGGGCATGAATTGGTTTTACTGAATCGGGGAGCAAGAAGCAGTTTTGTGCCGGAAGGGGCAAGAGTGCTTGTTGGCGACATTCGCGATGTGAACGCGGTTTCACAACTCCTAAAGGATGAAGAATTCGATGTTGTCGTTGACTGGATTGCGTTTACCCCGGATCATGCTCAGAATGATTTGAAGCTGTTTGCAGGGAAAACAAAGCAATACATCTATATTAGCTCCGCATCGGCTTATCAAAAGCCGCTCCAGCATTATTTGGTAACGGAGGAAACGCCGCTAGAGAATCCGTTCTGGCAGTATTCGCGCGATAAAATCGCTTGCGAGCAGCTGCTGATGGAGGCTTACCAAACGAACGGATTCCCGGTCACGATCGTAAGACCTTCCTACACCTATGGGGACACGATGATTCCCGCATCATTAAACAGTTGGCAATATCCATGGTCGTTGGTTGACCGTATGCGACAAGGAAAGAAAATTATTGTACACGGGGACGGGGCTTCCCTATGGACCATGACGCATAACAGTGATTTTGCCAAAGGATTCGTGGGGCTGCTTGGACACCCGGATGCCATTGGCGAAGCGTTTCATATTACTTCCGATGAAGTGCTGACCTGGGATCAGATTTATAAGGCGATCGGGGCAGCGGCGGGTGTGGAGCCGAATCTCGTTCATATGTCTTCAGACTTTTTATGCGCTCGCAATCCGGAGCTTGTAGGCGGTCTATTCGGTGACAAAGCGGTAAGCGCTGTTTTTGATAATAGCAAGATTAAACGTTTTGTACCGGAATTTAAAGCGAACGTGCCTTTTGCCGAAGGGATTAAGCGGACCGTGGAGTATTTCGAGGCTCATCCGGAGCGCTGCCAAACCGACGAGGCATGGAATGCCGCTATGGATGCGATGATCGAAGCTTTTGAAGCGGGTATCCGATCTTAA
- a CDS encoding ABC transporter ATP-binding protein codes for MQSNSSGSSIKAYSRLLRQYLLPQRGTLIVLAVLLFASIGMQLANPQIIRFFIDTAQSHGDLKPLFIAAGLFLGFSIAQQILSVLATYFSENIGWKTTNALRVDLATHCLSLDMSFHKSHTSGSLIERVDGDVNALANFFSSMMIHLIGNVLLMAGIIVLLFRENWLIGGGMTVFVVGAMWLIQWIRKYAAPMWSGWRQANAEFYGFIGEHLEGTEDIRANGASGFVMGRFYKMIGSMLPLRVKAFMGFCAMWNTSILVFALGNAMAFGISAYLWKAQALSLGTVYLIFFYTELLAKPIEKIRTQMEDLQKADASISRIMQLLDTRSAIQDGEGAVLPDGPLHVELREVRFSYEEEAENPPTIDRLNVQLKPGQVLGLLGRTGSGKTTIARLLLRFYDPQSGAVMLGGVDIRKCKLADLRKRVAMVTQNIEIMQGTVRDNLTFYDESISDERIREVLQEIGLGAWLESMPEDLDTMLASGGGSLSAGEAQLLAFARVFLTDPGLVIMDEASSRLDPLTELRIEKAISKLLAERTCVIIAHRLTTVQRADQIAILDNGQLLEYGDRVQLAADSSSRFSKLLTTGLEEVLT; via the coding sequence ATGCAGTCGAATTCAAGCGGCAGCTCGATAAAGGCGTATTCGAGATTGCTGCGGCAATATTTGCTTCCCCAGCGAGGGACATTGATCGTATTGGCAGTGCTGCTCTTTGCTTCTATTGGCATGCAGCTGGCAAACCCGCAGATTATCCGTTTTTTTATAGATACAGCGCAATCACATGGCGATCTAAAGCCGCTTTTTATAGCAGCAGGATTATTCTTGGGATTCTCGATAGCACAACAAATCTTGTCAGTCCTGGCGACCTATTTCAGTGAGAATATTGGGTGGAAAACGACCAATGCGCTGCGCGTCGATCTCGCCACCCACTGCTTGTCGCTGGATATGTCCTTTCATAAATCCCATACATCAGGGTCACTGATTGAACGGGTTGACGGTGATGTGAATGCGCTGGCTAACTTTTTCTCCAGCATGATGATTCATCTGATAGGCAATGTGCTGCTGATGGCAGGGATCATCGTATTGCTTTTTCGAGAAAATTGGCTAATTGGCGGAGGCATGACCGTGTTCGTGGTCGGCGCTATGTGGTTGATTCAATGGATTCGTAAGTATGCCGCGCCGATGTGGTCCGGTTGGAGACAAGCGAATGCCGAGTTCTATGGTTTTATCGGGGAGCATCTGGAGGGAACCGAGGATATACGGGCCAATGGGGCGTCCGGTTTTGTGATGGGCAGGTTTTATAAAATGATCGGGAGCATGCTGCCGCTGCGCGTTAAGGCGTTCATGGGCTTTTGCGCTATGTGGAATACTTCCATTCTCGTGTTTGCACTAGGGAACGCCATGGCATTTGGTATCAGTGCATACTTGTGGAAAGCCCAGGCGCTTTCCCTTGGAACGGTGTATCTGATTTTCTTTTATACGGAGCTGTTGGCGAAGCCTATTGAAAAGATTCGTACACAGATGGAGGATCTGCAAAAGGCCGATGCGAGCATAAGCCGTATCATGCAGCTACTTGATACGCGATCAGCTATTCAAGATGGGGAAGGTGCAGTATTGCCGGACGGTCCGCTTCATGTAGAACTGCGGGAGGTCAGATTCTCGTATGAGGAGGAAGCAGAGAACCCGCCGACCATCGATCGGCTGAATGTCCAGCTAAAGCCCGGTCAGGTTCTTGGGCTGCTTGGCCGTACCGGCAGCGGTAAAACAACCATAGCCAGACTGCTGCTGCGTTTTTACGACCCGCAAAGCGGAGCTGTTATGCTTGGCGGTGTGGACATCCGTAAATGTAAGTTGGCTGACCTGCGCAAACGGGTAGCCATGGTGACGCAAAATATTGAGATCATGCAGGGGACGGTCCGCGACAATTTGACCTTCTACGATGAATCGATATCAGACGAACGTATCAGGGAAGTTTTACAGGAGATCGGCCTTGGTGCATGGCTGGAATCGATGCCGGAAGATTTGGATACGATGCTGGCTTCCGGTGGAGGAAGCTTGTCGGCAGGGGAGGCACAGCTATTGGCATTTGCCCGTGTGTTTCTGACCGACCCTGGGCTTGTCATCATGGATGAAGCGTCGTCGAGGCTGGATCCTCTGACCGAGCTGAGAATTGAGAAGGCCATCAGCAAGCTGTTAGCTGAACGGACCTGTGTCATCATTGCGCACCGGTTAACCACGGTTCAGAGAGCGGATCAAATTGCCATCTTGGACAACGGTCAGCTGTTGGAGTACGGAGATCGGGTACAGCTTGCAGCTGATTCCTCATCCAGATTCAGTAAACTGCTTACTACAGGTCTTGAGGAGGTGCTCACGTAG
- a CDS encoding ATP-binding cassette domain-containing protein — MNTYQYLWRLIMNRPVLYMVNALAWTAIYLAPIAPGLVTKQFFDILSGASGLSYGVWGIIALLLGATLARMMLIVFGFITDVHTRFRMGMMLRRNLLEHVLKQPGARAIPVSPGEAISHFRDDVDQSEEAASWSVDVFGMTCFAAVSSYILIRIDAQMTLLVFLPLVLVVTAAQLATARLMSELLDSVFSNSVNLGTGLILLLAGQKMRAGTFTVGDFALFVYYLTFVTQFNSNVGKFMTYFKQMSVALDRLTFLLQGAPAKMLTIVKPLYLKKRAAGLALANTEEQAVDSADHQTEPWEEAAPQPARIDALERLEVKQLSYRFPDTGRGIENVNFNLARGSFTVVTGAIGSGKTTLVRALLGLLPKTSGDVLWNGRPVEDLGEFFVPPRSAYTAQVPRLYSDTLRNNILLGQAETDDCLRRAIHTAVMEDDVAYLPRGLDSVIGPRGVKLSGGQAQRTAAARMLVRSAELYVFDDLSSALDVETEQKLWERLFKQRGDATCLVVSHRKAALHRADHVIVMKDGRIEAVGSAEQLLQSNRTFQELWYGDELRTVES, encoded by the coding sequence ATGAATACGTATCAATATTTATGGCGGCTGATCATGAACCGGCCTGTGCTGTATATGGTCAACGCGCTCGCATGGACGGCCATCTATCTGGCGCCGATCGCGCCTGGACTCGTCACCAAGCAGTTCTTCGATATACTCAGCGGCGCGTCCGGACTAAGTTATGGGGTATGGGGCATCATTGCTCTCCTCTTGGGGGCTACGCTTGCCCGTATGATGCTGATTGTGTTTGGATTTATAACGGATGTGCACACCCGCTTCCGTATGGGGATGATGCTGCGGCGCAACCTGCTCGAGCACGTCCTCAAACAGCCGGGAGCGAGAGCGATTCCGGTATCGCCCGGCGAAGCGATCAGTCACTTCCGTGACGATGTGGATCAGTCCGAGGAAGCGGCCAGCTGGTCGGTTGACGTCTTCGGGATGACCTGCTTTGCCGCTGTGTCCAGCTACATTCTGATCCGCATCGATGCGCAGATGACGCTGCTCGTATTTCTGCCTCTTGTTCTCGTTGTTACCGCAGCTCAGCTGGCTACGGCCCGGTTGATGAGCGAACTGCTGGATTCTGTCTTCTCCAACTCGGTTAATCTTGGCACCGGCCTGATTCTGCTGCTGGCAGGTCAAAAGATGCGTGCAGGGACATTTACGGTAGGTGACTTTGCCTTATTCGTCTATTATTTGACGTTCGTCACTCAGTTCAACTCGAATGTAGGCAAGTTCATGACCTACTTCAAGCAGATGAGCGTCGCATTGGATAGGCTGACGTTCCTGCTTCAGGGCGCACCGGCTAAAATGCTTACCATTGTAAAGCCGCTTTATCTGAAAAAGCGGGCAGCGGGTCTTGCGCTAGCGAACACGGAAGAGCAGGCTGTAGACTCAGCTGATCACCAGACTGAGCCTTGGGAAGAGGCGGCTCCGCAGCCGGCACGAATTGACGCGCTCGAACGGCTGGAGGTCAAGCAGTTGTCCTACCGGTTCCCCGATACCGGCCGAGGTATCGAGAATGTGAACTTCAACCTCGCGCGAGGCTCGTTCACTGTCGTGACCGGAGCAATCGGCTCCGGCAAAACGACGCTCGTCCGTGCGCTGCTCGGGCTGCTGCCGAAGACAAGCGGCGACGTGCTGTGGAACGGCCGCCCGGTCGAGGATCTCGGCGAATTCTTCGTTCCGCCGAGAAGTGCTTATACGGCGCAGGTGCCGCGCCTTTACAGCGATACGCTGCGCAATAACATCCTGCTCGGCCAAGCCGAGACGGATGACTGCTTGCGCCGGGCAATCCACACCGCCGTCATGGAAGATGACGTCGCTTATCTGCCCCGCGGGCTCGATTCCGTCATCGGCCCGCGCGGGGTGAAGCTGTCCGGCGGCCAAGCCCAGCGGACAGCCGCAGCTCGCATGCTCGTGCGCAGCGCCGAGCTGTATGTGTTCGACGACCTGTCGAGCGCGCTCGACGTCGAGACAGAGCAGAAGCTCTGGGAGCGGCTGTTCAAGCAGCGGGGCGATGCGACGTGCCTCGTCGTCTCGCACCGCAAAGCCGCTCTCCATCGGGCTGACCACGTCATTGTCATGAAAGACGGCCGAATCGAGGCCGTGGGCTCGGCGGAGCAGCTCTTACAGAGCAATCGAACCTTTCAGGAGCTATGGTATGGAGATGAACTCCGTACCGTAGAATCATAA
- a CDS encoding SRPBCC family protein, with protein MAETKPVGLTASAGYQIGVRRTIAMPQHQVWELLISPQGLKLWLGDVKRIGLHPGDRFETNEGTTGEMRVAKEPEQLRLTWQPSGWEKASTLQIRVLAGKAERTTVSFHQEKLDSAVTREAMKLRWEEVLLRLSEIASERLL; from the coding sequence ATGGCGGAAACCAAGCCAGTGGGATTAACCGCTTCAGCGGGCTATCAAATCGGTGTCAGGCGAACGATCGCCATGCCTCAGCATCAAGTCTGGGAACTGCTGATATCGCCGCAAGGGCTGAAGCTGTGGCTGGGAGATGTGAAGAGAATCGGTCTCCACCCGGGAGATCGGTTCGAGACGAATGAAGGCACGACTGGCGAGATGCGGGTTGCGAAGGAGCCGGAGCAGCTTCGGCTGACCTGGCAGCCCTCAGGCTGGGAAAAAGCATCCACGCTGCAGATCCGTGTACTTGCAGGGAAAGCGGAACGCACAACGGTCAGCTTCCATCAGGAAAAGCTGGACAGTGCAGTGACTCGCGAAGCGATGAAGCTGCGCTGGGAGGAGGTTCTCCTGCGACTGTCAGAAATAGCTTCTGAGCGATTGCTTTAG
- a CDS encoding TetR/AcrR family transcriptional regulator, whose protein sequence is MGRYKEFDKEAVLHKAMLVFWKKGYEAASIPDLLEAMDLSRSSLYETFGDKQTLYIEAINWYKKWKQAKRDLLVNATSAKFGIRQYFEIHIDSALDGETPKGCLITNAAVGMDAPDEQLNALIRERFDELEKAFYELLSKGQETGEIMPEKDIKTLSYLLTNLNHSLNIVAKVQGDRIKMKQMINMVIEML, encoded by the coding sequence ATGGGACGCTACAAAGAGTTTGATAAAGAAGCGGTGCTTCATAAAGCGATGCTTGTTTTTTGGAAGAAGGGCTACGAAGCGGCAAGCATTCCCGATTTACTGGAAGCTATGGATCTTAGCAGATCAAGTCTGTACGAAACGTTCGGGGACAAACAAACGCTTTATATAGAGGCGATTAACTGGTACAAGAAGTGGAAGCAAGCCAAACGGGACCTACTCGTCAATGCGACTTCCGCAAAATTTGGAATCCGGCAGTACTTTGAGATACATATCGATTCCGCCTTGGACGGCGAGACGCCGAAGGGTTGTCTCATTACTAACGCGGCAGTCGGCATGGATGCGCCGGATGAGCAATTGAATGCGTTGATCAGGGAGCGGTTTGACGAGTTAGAGAAAGCCTTCTATGAACTGCTGAGCAAAGGTCAGGAGACGGGAGAAATCATGCCTGAGAAAGATATCAAGACTTTATCTTATCTGCTCACAAACCTGAATCATAGTTTAAATATCGTCGCGAAGGTGCAGGGTGACCGCATCAAGATGAAGCAGATGATAAACATGGTGATCGAAATGCTATAA
- a CDS encoding MFS transporter — MQSASIPTEKSVSPSLIFILAAACGIIAANLYYAQPLIGSIGSTIGLSSGAAALIVTLTQVGYGIGLLFIVPLGDILENRKLVLSSLLLTAAVLTVAAVIKSAILFLIASLMIGVGSVAAQILVPYAAHLSPEAVRGRNVGNVMSGLLLGIMLARPISSLVAEYMGWRAIYFISAVFIFVLVLVLAKALPSRKPSTATAYHVLLHSMLHLLKATPALRRRAIYHACVFGTFSLFWTTVPLVLTSPSFHFTQKEVALFALVGVMGAIVAPAAGRVADRGWVRPATGGALVIVIFSMLLPLLVPSSSALAVPILVVSAILLDMGVSANMVLGQRVIFSLGAEFRSRLNGLYMAIFFLGGAIGSAAGGWAYATGGWEAALLVGIILPVIAMAYYVTE; from the coding sequence ATGCAGTCAGCTTCCATTCCAACGGAAAAATCGGTTTCGCCATCGCTGATTTTTATCCTGGCAGCCGCTTGCGGTATCATAGCGGCAAACCTTTACTATGCTCAACCATTAATAGGCTCGATCGGTTCGACCATCGGGCTATCCTCCGGGGCTGCCGCACTCATCGTTACGTTGACTCAAGTCGGCTACGGGATCGGCTTGCTATTTATTGTACCGTTAGGAGATATCCTGGAAAATCGTAAGTTGGTTCTTTCGTCATTGCTCCTTACAGCCGCCGTTTTGACAGTTGCCGCTGTCATCAAAAGCGCCATCCTGTTCCTCATCGCTTCACTCATGATCGGAGTAGGTTCCGTAGCAGCACAAATCCTTGTACCGTATGCAGCTCATCTTTCACCTGAAGCCGTGCGCGGTCGCAATGTGGGGAACGTCATGAGCGGGCTACTTCTCGGGATTATGCTTGCGCGTCCCATCTCAAGCTTGGTGGCGGAGTATATGGGCTGGCGCGCCATATATTTTATATCCGCAGTATTCATTTTCGTGCTGGTTCTTGTATTGGCAAAGGCTCTACCCTCAAGGAAACCTTCGACCGCTACAGCTTACCATGTACTGCTGCACTCCATGCTGCATCTGCTGAAGGCGACACCGGCATTGCGCCGGAGGGCAATCTATCATGCTTGTGTATTCGGGACGTTCAGTTTGTTTTGGACTACAGTTCCGTTGGTATTGACAAGTCCGTCGTTCCATTTCACTCAAAAGGAGGTTGCTCTGTTCGCATTAGTCGGGGTCATGGGGGCAATTGTGGCGCCAGCGGCGGGCCGCGTGGCAGACCGCGGATGGGTTCGTCCGGCTACGGGAGGGGCATTGGTCATCGTCATCTTTTCCATGTTGCTTCCCTTGCTGGTTCCATCAAGTTCTGCACTCGCAGTCCCTATCCTCGTAGTTTCGGCGATTTTACTTGACATGGGGGTTTCCGCCAACATGGTTCTTGGGCAGCGGGTGATTTTCTCTTTAGGAGCGGAATTTCGAAGTAGGCTTAACGGCTTGTATATGGCCATTTTCTTTTTAGGGGGTGCTATCGGCTCAGCGGCAGGCGGATGGGCTTACGCAACGGGGGGCTGGGAGGCGGCACTGCTGGTCGGAATCATCTTACCGGTCATCGCCATGGCGTATTATGTGACGGAGTAG